The segment GCCACGGATATTCACGTGGTCGCGGTCGCCTTTCATCAACATCCAGAACACGCCGCCATTGACCACAAGGCCCAGCACCGCAATCACCAGCATTGGACCGGCCATGACCGGCGCAGGCTCAAGCAGGCGCTGCACCGCTTCGTAGGCGATCCAGATCACCAGCAGGATCAATGTCACCGCATTGACAAACCCAGCAAGGATTTCGAACCGCATGTAACCGAATGTACGTTTGTCATCGCTTTTGCGGCGGCCAAAACGAAAGCCGGCCCAGGCCAGCGCCAGTGCCGCAGCATCGGTGAACATATGGCCCGCATCGGCAATCAGCGCCAGAGACCCCGAAAGCAGGCCACCGACCAGCTCTGCGAGCATAAACCCAAATGTGAGCACAAAACCGACCAGCACCACACGTTCGTTGGATGCGCTCACATCCGGGGCATGGCTGTGCGTTCCGTCGCCATGGTCATGATCGTGGCAGTGATCGTGGTCGTCCGACATGGGGTGTCCTTTCTGCCGCCCGTCCGGAGCGGATCGGCCTGTCTGGGTCGGCGTATCAGCAACGGGCCACGGATAGGCGGCCACGGATAACCGAATGCCCTGAAGTTAGTATAACCCGCGCGCTTTCCCAACCCGGATCGAGCCGCAGAATGTCGCAGATCACAGTCAGGCATCTACCGGAACGCCGTGGTGCTGACTATGCCCGGGACTGCACTGACACCAGTTTGTGAAACCGACCGCGACATCGGCACGGTAATGCGCCAAACCCTGTATCTGCTGTGGACCCCCGGCGTCTGACACCCTAACTTGCACCTGCAGCAACCCAAGGCGCCCCATGTCCGACTCCGTTAAATATCAGGTCCTCGCCCGCAAGTACCGCCCCGAGACGTTTACCGACCTCGTTGGTCAGGATGCCATGGTACGCACGCTAAAGAACGCCTTTCAGGCGGACCGGATCGCACAGGCGTTTATCATGACCGGCATTCGCGGCACCGGCAAAACCACCACCGCGCGGATCATCGCCAAGGGGATGAACTGTATCGGAGCGGACGGCACCAGCGGGCCGACAACCGAACCTTGCGGCACCTGCGAACATTGCAAGGCGATCATGGAAGGCCGCCATGTCGATGTGATGGAGATGGACGCCGCGTCCAACACCGGGGTCGCCAATATCCGCGAAATCATCGATTCCGTACATTACCGCACCGCCTCGGCCCGCTACAAAGTCTACATCATCGACGAAGTTCACATGTTGTCGACCGGTGCGTTCAATGCCCTGCTCAAAACACTCGAAGAGCCCCCCGCCCATGTAAAGTTCATCTTTGCCACGACCGAGATTCGCAAAGTCCCCGTCACTGTGCTGTCGCGGTGCCAGCGGTTCGATCTGCGCCGGATCGAACCCGAGGTGATGATCGCCCTGCTGCGCCGCATTGCAGCCTCGGAGCAGGCTGAAATCCATGATGACGCGCTGGCACTGATCACCCGTGCCGCCGAAGGGTCGGCGCGCGATGCGACGTCGCTGCTCGATCAGGCGATCAGTCACGGCGCGGGCGAAACCACCGCCGCGCAGGTGCGCGCCATGTTGGGGCTGGCGGATCGGGGCCGGGTTCTGGACCTGTTCGATCTGATCATGAAGGGTGACGCCGCTGGCGCACTGACCGAACTGAGCGCGCAATATGCCGAAGGTGCGGACCCGATGTCTGTCCTGCGGGATCTGGCCGAGGTGACGCACTGGATTTCGGTGGTCAAGATCACGCCCGAGGCCGCCGAGGATCCGACCATCGGGCCGGATGAACGCATTCGCGGTCAGGGAATGGCGCTGGCGCTGGGGATGCGACCGCTGACCCGGATGTGGCAAATGCTGCTCAAATCTCTGGACGAGGTGGCATCGGCCCCCAATGCGATGATGGCCGCCGAGATGGCGGTGATCCGGCTGACGCATGTCGCCGAACTGCCGTCCCCCGAGGATCTGGTGCGCAAGCTGCAGAACACGCCGCCTCTGCCTGCGGCGGCATCTTTGACCTCCTCTGCCCCTCAGCCGGGTGGCGGTGGAACTCAGGCGCGCGTGCCCGCCGTTGCGCCTGTCGCCAGAACGACCGGGTCGGGTGGTCAGGGCGGGGATCAACGGGGCAACGCGGTGCAAGCGCTGGCGGTTGATCCCGCACTGGATCGGTATCCCAGCTTTGACCATGTAGTCGAACTGATCCGCAGCAACCGCGATGGCAAACTTCTGGCCGATGTTGAAACCGACATACGGCTGGCCGCTTATCAGCCGGGGCGCATCGAATTCACCCCGACGGACCGCGCATCGGCGGATCTGGCGCAACGGCTGGGCACCGCGCTTCAGCGCTGGACCGGGAACCGCTGGGCGGTGACGCTGGTCAATGGCTGCGACGCTGCGACAATCGACGAGCGCCGCAATGCCGCCGATACGGCACTCAAGGCCGAGGCCGCCGCGCATCCGCTGGTGCAGGCCGCCCTTGCCGCCTTTCCCAAGTCGCGGATCAGCGCAGTGCGCACACCCGAAGCCCTGGCCATCGCGGTGCAGGCCGACGCCCTGCCCGAAGTCGAGGATGAATGGGACCCGTTCGAGGACGAGTGATGTTGTCCCGCCCGGCCCCGTTTTCGGACAGCCGTTGCCGCCTTGCCTCCATGGGCTGTGGCAATCGTAAATTCCCGCGTGCCTGCGCACTGATCCATCACGCCGTCCGCACCCGGCCCTTGTGACGCCCCCCTGCGGCGCGTATCTGTGACAAAACGCATCCCACTCAGGAGGTTCCGATGCTCAAAGGACTAGGCGGACTTGGTGACATGGCCAAGATGATGAAAACCGCGCAGGAAATGCAGACCAAGATGGCGCAGCTGCAAGAAGACATGCAGACCATCATGGTGACGGGCGAATCCGGTGCCGGTCTGGTCACAGCGACCTGCACCGCCAAAGGCGAGCTGAAGGGGC is part of the Puniceibacterium sp. IMCC21224 genome and harbors:
- a CDS encoding DNA polymerase III subunit gamma/tau, producing the protein MSDSVKYQVLARKYRPETFTDLVGQDAMVRTLKNAFQADRIAQAFIMTGIRGTGKTTTARIIAKGMNCIGADGTSGPTTEPCGTCEHCKAIMEGRHVDVMEMDAASNTGVANIREIIDSVHYRTASARYKVYIIDEVHMLSTGAFNALLKTLEEPPAHVKFIFATTEIRKVPVTVLSRCQRFDLRRIEPEVMIALLRRIAASEQAEIHDDALALITRAAEGSARDATSLLDQAISHGAGETTAAQVRAMLGLADRGRVLDLFDLIMKGDAAGALTELSAQYAEGADPMSVLRDLAEVTHWISVVKITPEAAEDPTIGPDERIRGQGMALALGMRPLTRMWQMLLKSLDEVASAPNAMMAAEMAVIRLTHVAELPSPEDLVRKLQNTPPLPAAASLTSSAPQPGGGGTQARVPAVAPVARTTGSGGQGGDQRGNAVQALAVDPALDRYPSFDHVVELIRSNRDGKLLADVETDIRLAAYQPGRIEFTPTDRASADLAQRLGTALQRWTGNRWAVTLVNGCDAATIDERRNAADTALKAEAAAHPLVQAALAAFPKSRISAVRTPEALAIAVQADALPEVEDEWDPFEDE
- a CDS encoding YbaB/EbfC family nucleoid-associated protein gives rise to the protein MLKGLGGLGDMAKMMKTAQEMQTKMAQLQEDMQTIMVTGESGAGLVTATCTAKGELKGLDIDPSIFNKDEKEVVEDLILAAIKDAQSKAADRAQSEMSRLTESMGLPADMKLPF